A window of the Narcine bancroftii isolate sNarBan1 chromosome 4, sNarBan1.hap1, whole genome shotgun sequence genome harbors these coding sequences:
- the ran gene encoding GTP-binding nuclear protein Ran, producing MGDQGEPEVQFKLVLVGDGGTGKTTFVKRHLTGEFEKKYVATLGVEVHPLIFHTNRGAIKFNVWDTAGQEKFGGLRDGYYIQAQCAIIMFDVTSRVTYKNVPNWHRDLVRVCENIPIVLCGNKVDIKDRKVKAKAIVFHRKKNLQYYDISAKSNYNFEKPFLWLARKLIGDPNLEFVAMPALAPPEVQMDPDLAAKYEQELKNAQQTALPDEDDDL from the exons ATGGGAGACCAAGGAGAACCCGAAGTTCAGTTCAAG CTTGTTCTCGTTGGAGATGGTGGCACTGGCAAAACAACTTTTGTGAAGCGCCATTTGACTGGTGAATTTGAGAAGAAGTATGTAG CAACCTTGGGTGTTGAGGTTCACCCATTAATATTCCATACTAACAGAGGTGCCATCAAATTTAATGTGTGGGATACTGCTGGTCAAGAGAAATTTGGTGGACTCCGTGATGGTTATTATATTCAAG CTCAATGTGCCATTATCATGTTTGATGTAACTTCACGGGTGACATACAAGAATGTGCCTAACTGGCATAGAGACTTGGTGCGAGTGTGTGAAAACATACCCATTGTGTTGTGTGGCAACAAAGTTGACATTAAAGACAGAAAGGTGAAGGCAAAAGCTATTGTCTTccacaggaagaaaaatcttcag TACTATGATATTTCTGCTAAAAGCAACTACAACTTTGAGAAGCCTTTTCTGTGGCTTGCCAGGAAACTCATTGGTGATCCCAATTTGGAGTTTGTTGCTATGCCAGCTTTGGCACCACCAGAGGTTCAGATGGATCCTGATTTAGCAGCAAAATATGAGCAGGAGCTCAAG AATGCTCAACAAACTGCATTgccagatgaagatgatgaccTGTGA